Proteins encoded in a region of the Balaenoptera ricei isolate mBalRic1 chromosome 19, mBalRic1.hap2, whole genome shotgun sequence genome:
- the CACNG6 gene encoding voltage-dependent calcium channel gamma-6 subunit, which yields MMMWSNFFMHEEDRRLGAVGRRRAHGARKASMTPEHEGKIKLALLLTSVGATLAVLAVGTEFWVELNTYRDNRSAVCDAAHLGLWKMCTKRLWQADVPAGRDTCGPAELPGEANCTYFKFFTTGEDAHIFQRTTKKEVNLAAAVIAVLGLAVMALGCLCIIMVLSKGAEFLLRVGAICFGLSGLLLLVSLEVFRHSVQALLQRVSPEPPPSPALTYEYSWSLGCGLGAGLVLILGSGFFLLLTLPPWPWGSLCPKWGHRAT from the exons ATGATGATGTGGTCCAACTTCTTCATGCACGAGGAGGACCGCCGGCTGGGGGCCGTGGGCCGGCGGCGAGCTCACGGGGCGCGCAAGGCCAGCATGACCCCTGAGCACGAGGGGAAGATCAAGCTGGCGCTGCTGCTGACCTCCGTGGGTGCCACGCTGGCAGTGCTGGCCGTGGGCACCGAGTTCTGGGTGGAACTCAACACCTACAGGGACAACCGCAGTGCCGTCTGTGATGCTGCCCACCTGGGGCTCTGGAAGATGTGCACCAAGCGACTGTGGCAGGCGGACGTGCCCGCGGGCAGGGACACCTGCGGCCCAGCGGAGCTGCCCGGAG AAGCAAACTgcacttattttaaattcttcaccACGGGAGAGGATGCTCACATCTTCCAGAGAACCACAAAGAAAG AGGTAAATCTGGCAGCTGCGGTGATAGCAGTGCTAGGCCTGGCAGTCATGGCCCTGGGGTGCCTCTGTATCATCATGGTGCTCAGCAAAGGTGCAGAGTTCCTGCTCCGGGTTGGAGCCATCTGCTTTGGCCTCTCAG GCCTGCTGCTTCTGGTCAGCCTGGAGGTGTTCCGCCATTCCGTGCAAGCCTTGCTGCAGAGAGTTAGCCCTGAGCCCCCCCCGTCCCCAGCCCTGACCTATGAATACTCCTGGTCTCTGGGCTGTGGCTTGGGGGCCGGCCTGGTCCTGATCCTGGGGAGTGGCTTCTTTCTCCTGCTCACCCTGCCTCCCTGGCCCTGGGGCTCCCTCTGTCCCAAGTGGGGGCACAGGGCCACCTAG
- the CACNG8 gene encoding voltage-dependent calcium channel gamma-8 subunit isoform X2, which translates to MTIAISTDYWLYTRAFICNTTNLTAGDDGPHHRGGSGSSEKKDPGGLTHSGLWRICCLEGLKRGVCVKINHFPEDTDYDHDSAEYLLRVVRASSIFPILSAILLLLGGVCVAASRVYKSKRNIILGAGILFVAAGLSNIIGVIVYISANAGEPGPKRDEEKKNHYSYGWSFYFGGLSFILAEVIGVLAVNIYIERSREAHCQSRSDLLKAGGGAGGSGGSGPSAILRLPSYRFRYRRRSRSSSRSSEPSPSRDASPGGAGGPGFASTDISMYTLSRDPSKGSVAAGLASRDRGGASGFLTLHNAFPKEAGGGVTVTVLNRKTTPV; encoded by the exons ATGACCATCGCCATCAGCACGGACTACTGGCTCTACACGCGCGCCTTCATCTGCAACACCACCAACCTCACGGCCGGCGACGACGGGCCCCACCACCGCGGGGGCAGCGGCTCCTCGGAGAAGAAGGACCCCGGCGGACTCACCCACTCGGGCCTCTGGAGGATCTGCTGCCTGGAAG GGTTGAAAAGAGGCGTCTGCGTGAAGATCAACCATTTCCCGGAGGACACGGACTACGACCATGACAGCGCGGAGTATCTGCTGC GAGTCGTCCGGGCCTCCAGCATCTTCCCCATCCTCAGCGCCATCCTGCTGCTGCTCGGGGGCGTGTGCGTGGCGGCCTCCCGGGTCTACAAGTCCAAGAGGAACATCATTCTGGGAGCAGGGATCCTGTTCGTGGCAGCAg GCCTGAGCAACATCATCGGCGTGATCGTGTACATCTCGGCCAACGCGGGCGAGCCGGGCCCGAAGCGGGACGAGGAGAAGAAGAACCATTACTCGTACGGCTGGTCCTTCTACTTCGGCGGGCTGTCGTTCATCCTGGCCGAGGTGATCGGCGTGCTGGCCGTCAACATCTACATCGAGCGCAGCCGCGAGGCGCACTGCCAGTCTCGCTCGGACCTGCTCAAGGCCGGCGGGGGCGCGGGCGGCAGTGGCGGGAGCGGCCCCTCGGCCATCCTCCGTCTGCCCAGTTACCGCTTCCGCTACCGCCGCCGCTCCCGCTCTAGCTCCCGCTCCAGCGAGCCGTCGCCGTCGCGGGACGCGTCTCCCGGCGGCGCCGGGGGCCCGGGCTTCGCCTCCACGGACATCTCCATGTACACGCTCAGCCGCGACCCGTCCAAGGGCAGCGTGGCCGCGGGGCTGGCTAGC CGGGACCGCGGGGGGGCGTCCGGCTTCCTCACGCTGCACAACGCCTTCCCCAAGGAGGCGGGCGGCGGCGTCACGGTCACGGT GCTCAACAGGAAAACCACGCCCGTGTAG
- the CACNG8 gene encoding voltage-dependent calcium channel gamma-8 subunit isoform X1, protein MGAEEAKVTLVLGPRISWRPWLPSDPVPGRSLFFAAPSPAPGPGPPTSACAVTPPAAGTAPPPLPRWWPPAPRLPVVKLESLKRWNEERGLWCEKGVQVLLTTVGAFAAFGLMTIAISTDYWLYTRAFICNTTNLTAGDDGPHHRGGSGSSEKKDPGGLTHSGLWRICCLEGLKRGVCVKINHFPEDTDYDHDSAEYLLRVVRASSIFPILSAILLLLGGVCVAASRVYKSKRNIILGAGILFVAAGLSNIIGVIVYISANAGEPGPKRDEEKKNHYSYGWSFYFGGLSFILAEVIGVLAVNIYIERSREAHCQSRSDLLKAGGGAGGSGGSGPSAILRLPSYRFRYRRRSRSSSRSSEPSPSRDASPGGAGGPGFASTDISMYTLSRDPSKGSVAAGLASAGAGGGAYGGAAGGAGGGGGGGAGAERDRGGASGFLTLHNAFPKEAGGGVTVTVTGPPAAPAPAAPAPAAPAPGTLAKEAAASNGNTLNRKTTPV, encoded by the exons CTGGCGACCATGGCTGCCTTCTGACCCCGTCCCCGGCCGCAGCCTCTTCTtcgccgccccctccccagcccctggccccgggCCCCCCACTTCTGCCTGCGCTGTGACCCCCCCAGCCGCCGGCACGGCCCCGCCCCCGCTGCCCCGGTGGTGGCCCCCGGCCCCCCGGCTGCCCGTGGTCAAACTGGAGTCGCTGAAGCGCTGGAACGAAGAGAGGGGCCTCTGGTGCGAGAAGGGGGTGCAGGTGTTGCTGACCACGGTGGGCGCCTTCGCAGCCTTCGGCCTCATGACCATCGCCATCAGCACGGACTACTGGCTCTACACGCGCGCCTTCATCTGCAACACCACCAACCTCACGGCCGGCGACGACGGGCCCCACCACCGCGGGGGCAGCGGCTCCTCGGAGAAGAAGGACCCCGGCGGACTCACCCACTCGGGCCTCTGGAGGATCTGCTGCCTGGAAG GGTTGAAAAGAGGCGTCTGCGTGAAGATCAACCATTTCCCGGAGGACACGGACTACGACCATGACAGCGCGGAGTATCTGCTGC GAGTCGTCCGGGCCTCCAGCATCTTCCCCATCCTCAGCGCCATCCTGCTGCTGCTCGGGGGCGTGTGCGTGGCGGCCTCCCGGGTCTACAAGTCCAAGAGGAACATCATTCTGGGAGCAGGGATCCTGTTCGTGGCAGCAg GCCTGAGCAACATCATCGGCGTGATCGTGTACATCTCGGCCAACGCGGGCGAGCCGGGCCCGAAGCGGGACGAGGAGAAGAAGAACCATTACTCGTACGGCTGGTCCTTCTACTTCGGCGGGCTGTCGTTCATCCTGGCCGAGGTGATCGGCGTGCTGGCCGTCAACATCTACATCGAGCGCAGCCGCGAGGCGCACTGCCAGTCTCGCTCGGACCTGCTCAAGGCCGGCGGGGGCGCGGGCGGCAGTGGCGGGAGCGGCCCCTCGGCCATCCTCCGTCTGCCCAGTTACCGCTTCCGCTACCGCCGCCGCTCCCGCTCTAGCTCCCGCTCCAGCGAGCCGTCGCCGTCGCGGGACGCGTCTCCCGGCGGCGCCGGGGGCCCGGGCTTCGCCTCCACGGACATCTCCATGTACACGCTCAGCCGCGACCCGTCCAAGGGCAGCGTGGCCGCGGGGCTGGCTAGCGCCGGTGCCGGCGGCGGGGCGTACGGCGGCGcggcggggggcgcggggggcggcggcggcggcggggcgggcgCCGAGCGGGACCGCGGGGGGGCGTCCGGCTTCCTCACGCTGCACAACGCCTTCCCCAAGGAGGCGGGCGGCGGCGTCACGGTCACGGTCACCGGGCCGCCCGCCGCGCCTGCGCccgccgcgcccgcgcccgccgcGCCAGCCCCCGGGACCCTGGCCAAGGAGGCCGCCGCCTCCAACGGCAACACGCTCAACAGGAAAACCACGCCCGTGTAG